The Vulcanimicrobium alpinum sequence CGCGCGAGGGTGATGCCGGCAGCCGGCGGAATTTGCGGCGCATGAGTACACAGATGCGTGCGGTTGAGGTTCCCGCAGCCGGCGGCGATTTCGAACTGGTCACGCGTGACATCCCCGAACCCGGACGCGACGAAGTACGCATCCGCGTGCAAGCATGCGGCATCTGTCATAGCGACGCGCTGGTGAAGTTCGGGCATTGGCCCGGCGTCGTCTATCCGCGCGTCCCCGGCCACGAGATCGTCGGCGTCGTCGACGCGGTTGGGCCGGATGCAAAGCCGTGGAAGGTCGGTGCGCGCGTCGGCGTCGGGTGGTTCGGCGGCTGCTGCTTCCACTGCGATCGGTGCCGCCGCGGCGACCTTCTGCATTGCACGAACGGACAGATCCCCGGGATGACCTACGACGGCGGTTATGCCGACTACCTGATCGCGCCGGCGATCGCGGTCGCGTCGGTCCCCGACGATCTGGCGAGCGCGGAGGCCGCGCCGCTGCTGTGCGCGGGGATCACCACCTTCAATGCGTTGCGGCACAGCGGTGCGAAAGCGGGCGACGTCGTCGCCGTCCTCGGCGTCGGCGGCCTCGGACATCTCGGCGTGCAGTTCGCGGCGAAGATGGGCTTCCACACCGTCGCGATCGCGCGCGGCGCGGACAAAGCGCAGCCCGCGCGCGACCTCGGCGCGCATCG is a genomic window containing:
- a CDS encoding alcohol dehydrogenase, with the translated sequence MSTQMRAVEVPAAGGDFELVTRDIPEPGRDEVRIRVQACGICHSDALVKFGHWPGVVYPRVPGHEIVGVVDAVGPDAKPWKVGARVGVGWFGGCCFHCDRCRRGDLLHCTNGQIPGMTYDGGYADYLIAPAIAVASVPDDLASAEAAPLLCAGITTFNALRHSGAKAGDVVAVLGVGGLGHLGVQFAAKMGFHTVAIARGADKAQPARDLGAHRYIDSTRGDVAKELQALGGAKVVLATVTNAPAMAATIDGIATGGELIVLGATAEPIAVTPIQLIGASRTVRGWPSGIATDSEDTMRFSALQGVRPQIERFPLERAAEAFERMMSGNARFRVVLETGA